From the Kitasatospora atroaurantiaca genome, the window CGAGGCCGAGTTCCACGGCGATCTCGTGAACATCGAACGCTCCTACTGCTGGCCCAAGCCGGTGCAGAAGCCCCATCCGCCGATCTACGTCGGCGGCGACGCCCCGCGCACCTTCGAGCGGGTGGCCGAGTACGGCGCGGCCTGGCTGCCCACAGGTATTCCGCCGGAGCAACTGGGGCCGAAGGTCGAGAAGCTACGGGAGGTCGCCGGGCCCGACACGCCCGTGGTGGTGTACGGGGCCGGCCACAAGCCGGAGGCGGTGGAGACCTACGCGCGGATCGGCGTCGACCGCGTGCTCTTCTACCTGCCCACCCAGCCGAAGAGCGAGACCCTGCGCGCCCTCGACAGGATGGCCGATGTCGCCTCGGCGTACCGCTGACGCCGTGCCGGACATGGCCGTCGAGGAGGCCCGGCGGCGCTTCGCACTCGCCCGGGTGGCCCGCCTCGCCACCGTCGGCAGCGACGGGCGGCCCCACCTGGTCCCGGTGACCTTCGCCGGGAGCTTCACCGAGGCCGGCGACACGGTGGTGACCGCCGTCGACCACAAACCCAAACGGTCACCTCAACTGAAGCGGCTCCGCAACATCGCGGCCCACCCGGCCGTCTGCCTCCTGGTGGACGAGTACGACGAGCAGTGGGAACGGCTGTGGTGGGTACGCGCCGACGGTGACGCCCGAGTCGTGCCGCCGCCCGTCGCGGGTGGCCCGGCGGCCTCTCCCGACCATCACGAAGCGATCGAACTCCTGCGGCGGAAGTACCCGCAGTACGGCCCGCGGCCGCCGGAAGGGAGCGTCGTCCTGATCACCGTCCGGGCCTGGCGGGGCTGGAGTGCGCTGCCAGGCCCCTGAACTGAGGCCGCCTCAGGCTCCGGCGGCGGCCGCGAGGAGCGCGAAGGTGCTTCCCGCGTGGTGGATCTCGCCTCGCAGCACCATCGCGACCGCCTCCTCGAAGGGAAGCCACGACACCTCGAGGTCGGCCTCGGTCGGCTCCAGGTGCGCGGGTCCGTGGATCAGCCCGCTCGCCCGGAAGACGTGATCGCGG encodes:
- a CDS encoding TIGR03668 family PPOX class F420-dependent oxidoreductase gives rise to the protein MPDMAVEEARRRFALARVARLATVGSDGRPHLVPVTFAGSFTEAGDTVVTAVDHKPKRSPQLKRLRNIAAHPAVCLLVDEYDEQWERLWWVRADGDARVVPPPVAGGPAASPDHHEAIELLRRKYPQYGPRPPEGSVVLITVRAWRGWSALPGP